Below is a genomic region from Isachenkonia alkalipeptolytica.
CGCTTATGATTTTTTAAACGCCTTTGAATTTTTCATGAAAAACATAAATTCTGACGCATATATTAGGGGAGTGACAAGAACTATAGCTTTAACACATTGCTAAAACTCGACTAACCATTAATACCAGGGTAAAATAATGAGCCAAAGGGGTAGACAGATGACAAAAGGTAGTATATAATATTGATTATAACTATTCCTTAAATGTATATTTTGGGAATAGATAAATAGGATTAAAAAGGAGAGTACATTTATGAGTTCTACTAATAACAATCAAAACTTTACTTACGGCAAATCCAATAAACCTCAAAATCTTTTACTTCAAGAACATAAATTTATTCAGCATTGTAAATCCATAGAGAATCAATTACCGGAATATCTGGAAGATTTTTTTCTATACTTAAAAAGCTCTGTAGCATTAACCACACGGCAAGCTTATCTTGAGGATGTACTGTTTTTCTTTCGTTATCTTGTAGAGCATACAAAACTTGTCCATGCTTCCCTTGTTTCGGAAATACCTCTGTCGGATCTTCAAGCCATTACTGCCAAAGACATTAACCGGTATCTTGGAGATTACTGTACGCACTATGTTGTTGATGAAGAATCATCTCAAAAAATCGTGGAAAATCAAAATCGTTCCCTATCAAGGAAAAAATCATCTCTTTCGGTTTTATTCAAGTTTTTATTCCGAGAAGGTTTAATGGAAAAAAATATTACCGATGGTTTTAACCCTATTAAACTTCCGAAACCACAACCGGATGCCATCAAACGTCTTGAAATTGAAGAAATTGAAGAACTATTACAGTTAGTGGACACAGGACATTTATTCACAAAAAAAGAAAAATCCTTTTGGGAGAAAACAAAGTTTCGTGATAAAGCCATTATCATGCTTTTTATTACTTATGGACTGCGAATCAGTGAACTGCAACAGTTAAACCTGTCTTCCTTTAACTTTAGACGAATGGAATTTAAAATCTACCGTAAACGGGGTAAGGAAGTTGAAATGCCCCTAAATCATACGACAAAAACCGTAATTGATGAGTATATCCAGTTGGAACGTCCCAAAAGTATGGAGTTAGAGCCAGAACATAGCGATGCACTTTTTCTTTCCCTTCAAAAAAAACGGATGACTGTAAGAAGTATCCGTAATCTAATCAAAAAATATACCGCTTTAGTCTTAAAAACCGATGTAAAAAAAGGCTATAGCCCCCATAAGCTCCGTGCCACAGCGGCAACAACGTTAATCGCCAGAGGGTTTTCTGTATATGATGTTCAAAACTTGTTGGATCATGATAATATTACGACGACCCAGTTATATGCTGCCCATCGGAAAAATGTTAAAAAAGAAATTATTTCAAATTTTGAATGGACAGAGGAGTCCGATGAAAGTGATTAAAGTTCGAACAGATTTAATGTTAGGGTTAGATTATTAGGATTAGATTATAGGTATAAGTTTCTAATGAAAGTTATGATAAACTTAGTGAAATATTAGCAGAACTAATGTTTGAATGGTGTTTTGATTTATGATATAATAGTGTAAAATACAATAAAAGGAGCAAATACTATGTATGAAGATTTGAATTCAAGCCAAATCAAAATTTTAAACTACCTTAAATACCAACTTCAAAATAAAGGGTATCCCCCTTCAGTTCGAGAAATTTGTCATGCGGTGGAGTTGAAATCCACCTCTACCGTCCATGCTCATTTGGCCAAACTTGAAAAAAAAGGATACATACGCAAAGATCCTACAAAACCCAGAGCCATTGAAATTCTTCATTCAGATTCAAATTTAGATTTTAAGCTTCAAAAAGAAATCATCAATGTTCCGGTGATCGGCAAGGTTACTGCGGGAGAACCTATTTTAGCGGTTGAGAACATTGAAGATACCTTCCCTTTGCCAGTGGATTTTGTAGACTCTAAGAACCATGAAATTTTCATTTTAAAAATCAAAGGGGACAGCATGGTAGATGCAGGGATTTTTGATGGTGATTTTATTGTGGTCAGCCAGCAAAGCACAGCAAATAATGGTGATATTGTTGTGGCATTGATTGAAGAAGAAGCCACGGTTAAACGATTTTACAAAGAGCAAGACCAAATTCGCCTACAACCGGAGAATAAAAACATGGATCCGATTTATACCTCAGAAGCCACTATTTTAGGCCTTGTTGTTGGAGTTTATCGAAAAACTGTTTAGCCAATGAACAAAAGATACTACAGTAAAAACATGAACTGATGGTAAAACTTCCCCTTATAATTCTTTGACATTTACTAAGGAATTATAAGGGGAAGTTTTTATTTTTTAAGGTTTTCTAAAGCTTTTAAAGCTCCGATTTTCCCGTGAGCATAGTCTAAGCCTCCTTGGAAGTAGACGATGTACGGTTCTTTAATTGGTGCATCGGCACTAAGCTCAATCGAAGAACCTTGAATAAAGGTTCCCGCCGCCATGATGATTTTGTGACTGTAGCCCGGCATATCCCATGGTTCAGGCTTTACAAAGGCATCCACAGGAGCAACCTCTTGAATAGCTTCACAAAAGGCTAGTACTTTTTCTCTAGATCCTAAACGGATCGATTGAATGATATCACTGCGTTCCTGTAATGGATCGGGCTTAACCTCGTAACCGGCTTTTTGAAATAAGGCCCCACAAAAAACTGCGGATTTAATTGCTTGTGATACAGTATTAGGGGCTAGAAACAGTCCTTGAAACAGGGAACGGGATTGTCCAAAGGTTAAGCCGCATTCCCGTTCAATTCCAGGCATTGTGTGTTCCTGGGCTATCAGTTTGATTAAGGTCTCTTTTCCTGCAATATAGCCACCGGATAAGGCAATGCCGCCTCCAGGATTTTTGATGAGGGAACCGGCTAACAGATCCACCCCTACTTCCGTAGGCTCCCTTCGCTCTAAAAACTCACCGTAACAATTATCCACCATACAGATAACTGAAGGATTAATAGACTTCACGAGCGTAACCACTTTTTTTATATTCTCAATCGTTAGTGCTTGTCGGAAATGATATCCTGTAGATCGTTGCACATAGATCATTTTGATATTAGGATTCTCTTCAAGGGTTTTTTCAATTTCTTTAAAATCCAGGGACCCATCTTGTAGAAATGAGATTTCCTGATAATCGATGCCTTGATTCATTAAACTCTTTTGATAATCCCCCTTTAAACCGATTATTTCATCCAGGGTATCATAGGGTTTACCTGTAACGGATACAAGGCCATCTCCTTGCTTTAACAGACTCTTTAGACATAGACCCAACACATGGGTACCATTTGCAAAACTAGAGCGAACAATGGCATCCTCTGTCTTAAATACTTCGGCATACAAGGCATCAATTTTTTCTCTTCCTAAATCACTGTATCCATAGCCCGTAGTCCAGTTAAAATGTTGATCACTGAGTCCTACTTTTTTCATAGCTAACAATACTTTATAGAAGTTGTACTCCTTAATTTTTTCAATTTGATCAAAGCTTTGTTTAAGATTTTTCTCTACGGCTTCTCCAAGATGGAAGGTTTCTTGAGAAATCTTATACTCTGATAATAACAACCCTTCGATCCTAGTCATAAATACCCTCCTTATTTTTCTTTTCAATATAACCAAGAACCTCATTAAGAAGGACCTCTTCCTTTTCATAACGGTCAACTAAAAACCACTTGATGAAGTCATATCTTTTAAACCATGTGATTTGACGCTTAGCATAGCGCCTTGTATTCTTTTTTAAAATCCGAATAGCGTCGTGTAATGTATTTTCTCCGTTCAGGTAACGTATAATTTCTTTATAGCCCAAACCTTTAAAAGCTTTTAGCTCTTTTGAATATCCTTTTTCCAAGAGCCTCTTCACTTCTTTTACCAAGCCTTCTTCTATCATTATATCCACCCGAAGGTTAATCCGCTCATATAAGTTTTTCCGTTTTCGGTTAAGACCAATTAGAATCGGCTGAAACTCTGACGTTAATTGTAAATCTTCTTTAAAATCTCCGAGATTTTCTCCGGTTTCGTAGTTGATTTCCAGAGCCCTGATGACTTTCACTAAGTTATTGGGATGAATCTTTTCTGCCGCTTTAGGATCAACTTTTTGCAATTTTTGATAAATATAGTCTTTACCGTAGAGCTCACTTTCTTCTTTCAGGGTATTTCGAAAAGATGGATTAGAAACGGACTTACCAAAATCCATATCGTAAAGCAGGGCATTAACATAAAGCCCAGTACCACCACTGACAATGGGAGTTTTCCCGCGGCTTAAAATCTCTTGAATATGTTGTTTTGCTCGGACCTCAAAGTCTGCAACAGAAAAATCCTCATCGGGAAAGATTTCATCTATCATATAATGGGGGATCCCCTCTTGTTCCTGTTTACTCGGTTTTGCAGTTCCAATATTCATTTCTTTATAGATTTGCATGGAATCTGCATATATTACTTCTCCATCCAAGGCTTTAGCTAATTCAATGGTTAAGCTTGTTTTTCCAACAGCAGTTGGGCCTACAATGAATATCACATGTTTCTTCAAGGAATTTCACTCCTGACTAAGTTATTCGTTTGAAAAATTTTGCTAACTCTCTCTCCTCAAGCTTCAGTAAGATCGGTCTGCCATGGGGACAATGTAAAGGTGGCGTTGTTTTTTGTAATTTATACAAAAGTTCTTGAATCTCAACTTGAGAAAACTTTCTATTTGCTTTGATTGCATTTTTACAGGCTTTTTGAATGACTAAAGTTTTTTCATCCTCTGTCGATTTTCTTTCACGAATAGCATCGATAATATCTATAATAAAAGAACTGTCTTTGGGTCGCCCTAGAGCTAAGGGAACTTCACGGATAATTAAAGTATCTTTACCAAAGCTTTCTATAGTAAATCCGGCTTCTTCAAATGTTTTATGATGATCCTCAAAAAGTGAATAATCCTCGGGACTAAGACGGATAGATTCCGGCTTTAATAAACGCTGTCGAATAATACGCTTTTCTTTTGCATCTTCATATAGTTGGTCAAACAGAATTCTTTCATGGGCAGCATGCTGGTCCACTAAGAAAAGGGTTTTTTGAGACTCAAATAAAATATAGGACTGAAAAACCTGTCCGAGAATATGAAAACCCTGAGTCGGATCAATGCTAAAGGGTAAATGATCTTCCTTTACAGCTAGTATAGACTCTTGAACTTCTTCTTCGTTTTGCTTTTGATCCTGTTGCAGTTTATTATTAAGTCTCCCTTCTAAACTGCTGCTGGATGTAGAGGAGTTTTTATAGGTAATTGGTGTTCTCGGTTTTAAATCTTTTCCGGTAGGTTCTCTTGTATAAACAGTCCCTCCTTGGTCGTTGGGTAAATCCACTTTTGAAGAAAGACCCATGTTGGGTTGGTGCTTATTAGAAATGTCAACATTTTCCCTTTGAGGAGAAACTATTGGTCTACGCTCATTATCGCTATGTGCTTGTTGTATATTGGGATGCACAATTTTAGTTCCTTTGGTAAGGACTTCGGTTATCCGGTCCATTAAAAAATTTTCAACCTTTTTTTCCTCATAGAATTTGACCTCTGTTTTTGAGGGGTGAATGTTGACATCGATTTCTCCAGGAGGAACTTCAATATTTAAAACACATATGGGGAACCGATGAATCATAAGCTTATTTTCATAAGCTTTCTCCAATGCTTTAGAAAGACTTTGGCTTTTTACCAGGCGATTGTTTACAAAAAAGATTTCAAGGTTACGGTTTCCTCGGCCATACATGGGTTGACTGATAAAGCCTGAAATTTTATAGGGTATTTCTTCAGTAGGAGGTAAATAAATCATATTTTGATATAAATCCTTTGGAAAAATGGATAATAATACTTTGGAAAGATTATTATCCCCGGGAGTGGTAAACATAAGATTGTTATTGTTAACATAACGAAAGGAAATATCAGATTTGCTGATGGCCAACCGCGTTATGACTTCGTTAATTTTTGTGGTTTCCGCCTTCACACTTTTCATGAATTTTCGTCGGGCTGGAGTGTTGAAAAACAAATTCCTGATAATGATTGTTGTTCCTTGGGTAGCACTGACTTCTTTTTTCGAAAGGATTTCACCGCCGGATAATTCTAGGGAGATACCAGTATCCTTCCCTTTTGTTTTGGAAGTCACCTCGATTTGAGATACTGAGGCAATACTGGCTAAAGCTTCCCCTCGAAATCCCAGGGTGTTTAATGAATCAAGGTCCTCAATTTCATTAATCTTCGAAGTGCTGTGTCGTTCAAAGACCATTTCAATATCCTCCGGATCAATTCCCATACCGTTGTCAGTAATACGAATATAGGATTTGCCGCCATTTTTAATTTCCACAAAAATTTTTGTTGCATGGGCATCTATGGCGTTTTCTACCAGTTCCTTAATTACCGAATAAGGCCCCTGAATAACCTCTCCTGCCGCTATTTGGTTGATGGTTATTTCATCGAGCATTTTTACTTTTCTTGCCATGTTGATTCTCCTCAGTCATATTTTTTAATTGACTTTGCAAGTTGTATAAGTAATTTAGAGCATCTAAGGGCGTGGTCTCCACTAAATTTACGGATTTTACCTCATCAATTAACTGTCGTTCATAATAGGCATGAAAATCCAGTTGTTTCTGTTCCGGATTGCGACCTTTAGCAACCTGGTGGGTCTCTTCCCTTTGTTCCCTTATGCTCAGTCCATCCTGTACTTTTTCCTTTGAAATTTGAACCTGGTCTTCTAGGACTTTAGGTTTCTTTTTATTATTCTCTAAGGAATGCAAAATACCG
It encodes:
- a CDS encoding tyrosine-type recombinase/integrase, producing MSSTNNNQNFTYGKSNKPQNLLLQEHKFIQHCKSIENQLPEYLEDFFLYLKSSVALTTRQAYLEDVLFFFRYLVEHTKLVHASLVSEIPLSDLQAITAKDINRYLGDYCTHYVVDEESSQKIVENQNRSLSRKKSSLSVLFKFLFREGLMEKNITDGFNPIKLPKPQPDAIKRLEIEEIEELLQLVDTGHLFTKKEKSFWEKTKFRDKAIIMLFITYGLRISELQQLNLSSFNFRRMEFKIYRKRGKEVEMPLNHTTKTVIDEYIQLERPKSMELEPEHSDALFLSLQKKRMTVRSIRNLIKKYTALVLKTDVKKGYSPHKLRATAATTLIARGFSVYDVQNLLDHDNITTTQLYAAHRKNVKKEIISNFEWTEESDESD
- the lexA gene encoding transcriptional repressor LexA yields the protein MYEDLNSSQIKILNYLKYQLQNKGYPPSVREICHAVELKSTSTVHAHLAKLEKKGYIRKDPTKPRAIEILHSDSNLDFKLQKEIINVPVIGKVTAGEPILAVENIEDTFPLPVDFVDSKNHEIFILKIKGDSMVDAGIFDGDFIVVSQQSTANNGDIVVALIEEEATVKRFYKEQDQIRLQPENKNMDPIYTSEATILGLVVGVYRKTV
- a CDS encoding methionine gamma-lyase family protein, which encodes MTRIEGLLLSEYKISQETFHLGEAVEKNLKQSFDQIEKIKEYNFYKVLLAMKKVGLSDQHFNWTTGYGYSDLGREKIDALYAEVFKTEDAIVRSSFANGTHVLGLCLKSLLKQGDGLVSVTGKPYDTLDEIIGLKGDYQKSLMNQGIDYQEISFLQDGSLDFKEIEKTLEENPNIKMIYVQRSTGYHFRQALTIENIKKVVTLVKSINPSVICMVDNCYGEFLERREPTEVGVDLLAGSLIKNPGGGIALSGGYIAGKETLIKLIAQEHTMPGIERECGLTFGQSRSLFQGLFLAPNTVSQAIKSAVFCGALFQKAGYEVKPDPLQERSDIIQSIRLGSREKVLAFCEAIQEVAPVDAFVKPEPWDMPGYSHKIIMAAGTFIQGSSIELSADAPIKEPYIVYFQGGLDYAHGKIGALKALENLKK
- the miaA gene encoding tRNA (adenosine(37)-N6)-dimethylallyltransferase MiaA, producing MKKHVIFIVGPTAVGKTSLTIELAKALDGEVIYADSMQIYKEMNIGTAKPSKQEQEGIPHYMIDEIFPDEDFSVADFEVRAKQHIQEILSRGKTPIVSGGTGLYVNALLYDMDFGKSVSNPSFRNTLKEESELYGKDYIYQKLQKVDPKAAEKIHPNNLVKVIRALEINYETGENLGDFKEDLQLTSEFQPILIGLNRKRKNLYERINLRVDIMIEEGLVKEVKRLLEKGYSKELKAFKGLGYKEIIRYLNGENTLHDAIRILKKNTRRYAKRQITWFKRYDFIKWFLVDRYEKEEVLLNEVLGYIEKKNKEGIYD
- the mutL gene encoding DNA mismatch repair endonuclease MutL; this translates as MARKVKMLDEITINQIAAGEVIQGPYSVIKELVENAIDAHATKIFVEIKNGGKSYIRITDNGMGIDPEDIEMVFERHSTSKINEIEDLDSLNTLGFRGEALASIASVSQIEVTSKTKGKDTGISLELSGGEILSKKEVSATQGTTIIIRNLFFNTPARRKFMKSVKAETTKINEVITRLAISKSDISFRYVNNNNLMFTTPGDNNLSKVLLSIFPKDLYQNMIYLPPTEEIPYKISGFISQPMYGRGNRNLEIFFVNNRLVKSQSLSKALEKAYENKLMIHRFPICVLNIEVPPGEIDVNIHPSKTEVKFYEEKKVENFLMDRITEVLTKGTKIVHPNIQQAHSDNERRPIVSPQRENVDISNKHQPNMGLSSKVDLPNDQGGTVYTREPTGKDLKPRTPITYKNSSTSSSSLEGRLNNKLQQDQKQNEEEVQESILAVKEDHLPFSIDPTQGFHILGQVFQSYILFESQKTLFLVDQHAAHERILFDQLYEDAKEKRIIRQRLLKPESIRLSPEDYSLFEDHHKTFEEAGFTIESFGKDTLIIREVPLALGRPKDSSFIIDIIDAIRERKSTEDEKTLVIQKACKNAIKANRKFSQVEIQELLYKLQKTTPPLHCPHGRPILLKLEERELAKFFKRIT